The following coding sequences lie in one Odocoileus virginianus isolate 20LAN1187 ecotype Illinois chromosome 13, Ovbor_1.2, whole genome shotgun sequence genomic window:
- the LOC139038072 gene encoding LOW QUALITY PROTEIN: cytoskeleton-associated protein 2-like (The sequence of the model RefSeq protein was modified relative to this genomic sequence to represent the inferred CDS: inserted 3 bases in 3 codons; deleted 1 base in 1 codon), whose translation MSTPAIPQDLQLNPSQRAQSAFREQRRQKLKEQLLKRKTSFACKQENQMLLSEGDQRVRTAEGQIHEGKKVLKMKTKMADKENVGRPTRIKNNLTXGKNCIPLKPSNELNNSTTATDPPNSEDNNQTLPLLPVKDDPQNQHRTLSQTFHLKNNSKKKNVITEKSKHDANVPKKPVLGAYRGQIVQSKINSFRKPLQVKDESSXTTKNLPATVSKATKPQPGDVSSITVKSDRASHMTTATKFANSISHIRHLVRPPIRSQHSETQDTMKQGSSRMSANVTVRKGPQEKELNTVSSGIKTSSSQDTKGNKTLSKSMTAEMVARPASSSNTKLIEKSKSTDQHRHTMVKAAVDSRWTRPKETAEERKARLSEWKAGKGRILKRPPSSAVIWPEPETQDEQPVGSFWTTMAEEDEQRLFIEKVNKTFSECLKLINEGCPKEEVLVXLNDLIKNILDAKKLVKYWICLAHIESLTSPIENIITIYEKAILAGAQPIEEMRHTIVEILTMKSQEKLKFGENIEETCANKEEIQEAHTDNTNVDLESEKLKMENKHPRYVVFQDCEKEQNDKGKDPTSDVKTPSTNTRAGCLIKYNVSTAPYLQRVKKKMQFDETNSAYKELRFLTPVRRSRRLQEKTSKLPDMLKDHYPCMSSLEQLTELGRETDAFVCRPNTALCSMFSEPDPTEEE comes from the exons ATGAGCACCCCAGCCATCCCCCAGGACCTGCAGTTGAACCCGAGTCAGAGGGCCCAGTCCGCGTTCAGAGAGCAAAGAAGACAAAAACTCAAGGagcagctgttaaaaagaaaaacttcctttGCATGCAAACAGGAAAATCAGATGTTACTCAGTGAAGGAGATCAGAGAGTCAGGACAGCTGAAGGCCAGATCCACGAAGggaaaaaagttctgaaaatgaagacaaaaatggcTGATAAAGAGAATGTCGGTAGACCTACCAGgatcaaaaataatttaa gtGGAAAAAACTGTATTCCTTTAAAACCTTCTAATGAATTAAACAATTCAACTACAGCTACGGATCCACCTAATTCTGAGGATAATAATCAAACTCTGCCATTGTTACCAGTTAAAGATGACCCCCAAAATCAGCATAGAACATTAAGCCAAACATTTCACcttaaaaacaacagtaaaaaaaaaaac gtgattacagaaaaatcaaagcaCGACGCTAACGTGCCCAAGAAACCTGTGCTTGGAGCATATCGTGGCCAAATTGTTCAGTCTAAGATTAATTCCTTTAGAAAACCATTGCAAGTCAAAGATGAGAGTT AAACAACCAAGAACCTTCCAGCGACTGTCTCTAAAGCCACAAAGCCTCAGCCTGGAGACGTCAGCAGCATAACAGTGAAAAGTGATAGAGCCTCACATATGACAACTGCCACTAAATTTGCAAACTCTATATCTCACATCCGACACCTTGTGCGACCTCCTATTAGAAGTCAGCACAGTGAAACCCAGGACACCATGAAACAGGGCAGCAGCAGGATGTCTGCCAATGTTACGGTCCGAAAGGGGCCTCAAGAGAAAGAGTTAAATACAGTTTCGTCTGGCATCAAGACCAGTTCTTCACAGGACACAAAAGGAAATAAGACACTATCAAAAAGCATGACAGCTGAAATGGTAGCCAGGCCTGCTTCATCTTCTAATACTAAACTGATAGAAAAGTCAAAAAGCACTGACCAGCACAGACACACTATGGTGAAAGCAGCTGTCGACAGTAGATGGACTCGGCCCAAAGAAACTGCGGAAGAGAGAAAAGCTCGTCTGAGTGAGTGGAAAGCTGGCAAAGGAAGAATTCTGAAACGGCCTCCAAGCTCAGCAGTTATCTGGCCTGAGCCTGAAACACAAGATGAACAACCTGTTGGATCCTTCTGGACTACCATGGCAGAAGAAGATGAGCAACGACTGTTTATTGAAAAAGTAAACAAGACATTTTCTGAATGCCTGAAGCTGATTAATGAGGGGTGTCCAAAAGAAGAAGTATTAG AACTAAACGACCTGATTAAAAATATTCTGGATGCCAAAAAGCTTGTTAAATATTGGATATGCCTTGCACATATTGAATCACTCACAAGTCCTATTGAAAATATTATCACAATCTATGAGAAGGCCATTCTGGCAGGAGCTCAGCCCATTGAAGAGATGAGACATACAATTGTTGAAATTCTGACAATGAAGAGTCAAGAAAAACTtaaatttggagaaaatattgaGGAGACTTGTGcaaacaaagaagaaatccaGGAAGCCCACACTGACAATACAAATGTTGATCTAGaatcagaaaaactgaaaatggaaaataagcatcCTAGATATGTGGTGTTTCAAGATTgtgaaaaagagcaaaatgacAAAGGAAAAGACCCAACCAGTGATGTTAAAACCCCAAGTACAAACACTAGGGCAGGTTGCTTAATTAAATATAATGTGTCCACTGCGCCATACTTACAAAGAGTAAAAAAGAAGATGCAGTTTGATGAAACAAATTCAGCATATAAAGAGCTAAGGTTTCTAACACCAGTTAGACGTTCTCGACGTCTTCAAGAGAAGACTTCTAAATTGCCAGATATGTTAAAAGACCATTATCCTTGCATGTCTTCATTGGAACAATTAACAGAGTTGGGCCGTGAAACTGATGCTTTTGTGTGCCGCCCCAACACAGCCCTGTGCAGCATGTTCTCGGAGCCTGACCCGACAGAAGAGGAGTGA